TGCTCCGCGGTGAAGTTGCACACCCCGATCGACCGAGTCAGCCCCTGCTCGCGCGCCTGGATCAGCCCCCCGAAACTGTCGACGTACATGCCCAGCGGCGGTGCCGGCCAGTGGATCAGGTACAGGTCCACATAGTCCAATCCGAGTCGCTCCACACTGGCGTGGCAGGCCTGGATGGCCGCGGTCAGGCCCTGGTCGGCATTGGCCAGCTTGGTGGTGACGAACAGCTCGTCGCGCGGAACGCCTGACGCGGCGATCGCCCGGCCCACCGCGGCTTCGTTGCCGTAGACCTTGGCGGTGTCGATCAACCGGCAGCCCAGCTCGAGTGCGGCCGAGACCGCCCGCTCGGTCTCGGCGTCCGATAGCTCGGCCACCCCGATGCCCAGAGTCGGCATGGTGTGGCCGTCGTTGAGCGCGACGGAGGGGATCGCAGTGCCCGGCGTCATCTCACCTACCTGTGTCGTCGAATGTGCGTGGATCGGGTCCCAGTCGGGCGCCGTCGTCGAGCGAGGATATCGCGGCCATCTCGGCCGTGCCGAGTTCGAAGTC
This is a stretch of genomic DNA from Mycolicibacter terrae. It encodes these proteins:
- a CDS encoding aldo/keto reductase, giving the protein MTPGTAIPSVALNDGHTMPTLGIGVAELSDAETERAVSAALELGCRLIDTAKVYGNEAAVGRAIAASGVPRDELFVTTKLANADQGLTAAIQACHASVERLGLDYVDLYLIHWPAPPLGMYVDSFGGLIQAREQGLTRSIGVCNFTAEHLDDAIDLAFETPAVNQIELHPLLNQAELRAFHAERGIVTQAYSPLAVGRLLDHPAVTAIAGEYGKTPAQVLIRWSLQLGNVVIPRSANPERIAANLDVFGFELAAEHMDSLNGLNDGTRVREDPLTYTGL